One Mastacembelus armatus chromosome 10, fMasArm1.2, whole genome shotgun sequence DNA window includes the following coding sequences:
- the LOC113144693 gene encoding protocadherin beta-16-like: protein MMDCTWTVGRTGLWQALVVILCLFQLSSVTGQARYSIPEEQPEGSFVGNIARDLGLDVARLMSGKARIIFKGSRQYVHLNRDKGTLVIKERIDREELCGKTTPCSFNFEVILENPIQLYRVTVEVTDINDNSPSFPKDEINLKIVESVALGTRFSMESADDSDVLINDIQKYILKPSDNFKLEVQNQPDGGRFIEMVLQNPLDREKEESHTLMLIASDGGEPHRSGTVRIHITVLDANDNAPVCSQAVYKADVRENSPEGTVVTTVSANDADKGFNGEVTYSIAHVARETKQLFEVNVQTGEIKVAGKLDFEKSKTYQLNVQASDHGGYTDTCKVIIQIIDENDNVPTIQLMSFSNSISEDSAPGTTVAVVNVDDEDSDGNGVVKCSINTVIPFKIESSLTGYYSIVTDDALDRESVPEYNITITVSDQGSPPLSSSKSINVKVSDVNDNAPKFDESQYSRTVPENNSPGFSVFTLSASDADWGQNARVSYFLEEKEINGVGVSSLVSVSSENGVIHAVRSFDYEQIKWFEFNVTARDAGSPPLSSVATVKILVQDQNDNPPQVLYPVQTGGSVVAEMVPRSADVGYLVTKVVAVDVDSGQNAWLSYKLQKATDRALFEVGLQNGEIRTVRQVTDKDAVKQRLSVIVEDNGQPSRSATVIVNVAVADSFPEVLSEFTDFPHDKEYNDNLTFYLVLALAVVSFLFITSLVVIISVKIYRWRQSRVLYQSNLPVIPYYPPRYSDTLGTGTLQHVYNYEVCRTTDSRKSDCKFGRAGSQNVLIMDPSSTGTMQRIQSEKSILDEPDSPIEVSLNI from the coding sequence ATGATGGATTGTACGTGGACAGTCGGTCGTACAGGCCTATGGCAAGCGCTGGTTGTTATTCTTTGTCTCTTCCAGCTGAGCTCGGTGACTGGACAGGCTCGGTATTCCATACCGGAGGAGCAGCCAGAAGGCTCTTTCGTTGGAAACATTGCTAGAGATTTAGGTTTGGATGTTGCGAGGCTGATGTCAGGTAAAGCTCGTATTATTTTCAAAGGAAGCCGCCAGTATGTCCATTTAAACCGGGACAAAGGCACACTTGTTATTAAAGAGCGGATCGACCGAGAGGAGCTCTGTGGAAAGACGACGCCCTGTAGCTTTAATTTCGAAGTCATCTTAGAAAATCCCATCCAGCTTTATCGGGTAACAGTAGAGGTAACAGATATTAATGACAACAGCCCGTCGTTTCCAAAAgatgaaatcaatttgaaaattGTCGAAAGTGTTGCATTAGGGACTCGTTTTTCTATGGAAAGTGCAGACGATTCCGATGTTTTGATCAATGatattcaaaaatacattcttaAACCCTCTGACAATTTCAAGTTAGAGGTACAAAACCAGCCGGATGGAGGCAGATTTATTGAAATGGTCTTACAGAATCCGTTAGACCGAGAGAAAGAGGAGTCCCACACGCTGATGCTGATTGCGTCAGATGGCGGTGAGCCACATAGATCAGGGACAGTGCGTATTCATATCACTGTGCTGGATGCTAATGATAATGCTCCAGTTTGTAGCCAGGCTGTTTATAAAGCAGATGTCAGGGAGAACTCTCCTGAAGGAACAGTGGTAACTACTGTCAGCGCTAATGACGCTGATAAAGGATTTAATGGTGAAGTGACTTATTCCATAGCTCATGTTGCAAGAGAAACGAAGCAGCTTTTTGAAGTAAATGTTCAAACAGGAGAGATCAAAGTGGCAGGTAAACTAGACTTTGAAAAGTCTAAGACTTATCAGTTAAACGTTCAGGCCAGTGACCACGGCGGATATACAGACACGTGCAAAGTTATTATTCAAATAATTGATGAGAATGACAACGTCCCTACGATACAGCTCATGTCATTTTCCAACTCCATATCCGAGGATTCAGCCCCGGGTACAACTGTAGCTGTGGTTAACGTCGATGACGAAGACTCTGATGGTAACGGTGTTGTCAAATGCTCCATTAACACTGTCATCCCTTTCAAAATCGAGTCTTCATTAACTGGTTATTACAGCATCGTCACCGACGACGCCTTAGACAGAGAAAGTGTCCCTGAATATAACATCACCATAACCGTGTCTGACCAAGGCTCTCCGCCTCTGTCCAGCAGCAAAAGCATCAACGTAAAAGTGTCTGACGTAAATGACAACGCCCCCAAATTTGATGAATCACAGTATAGTAGGACTGTACCAGAGAACAACTCTCCTGGGTTTTCTGTGTTTACGCTCAGTGCTAGTGATGCAGACTGGGGACAAAACGCTCGGGTTTCTTACTTtctggaggagaaagaaattaACGGGGTAGGTGTGTCTTCGTTAGTCTCAGTGAGTTCAGAAAATGGTGTCATTCATGCGGTGAGGTCGTTTGATTATGAGCAAATCAAGTGGTTTGAGTTTAATGTAACTGCGCGTGATGCTGGATCCCCTCCTCTCAGTTCAGTGGCTACAGTGAAAATCCTTGTTcaggaccagaacgacaacccGCCTCAGGTTCTGTACCCGGTCCAGACCGGTGGCTCTGTGGTAGCAGAAATGGTGCCTCGTTCAGCAGATGTGGGCTATCTGGTGACTAAAGTGGTGGCTGTTGATGTGGACTCTGGACAGAATGCCTGGCTCTCgtataaactgcagaaagccacagacagggcgctgtttgaagtgggcttacagaatggagaaataagaactgtccgccaagtgactgataaagatgcagtcaaacaaagactgagtgtTATAGTGGAGGACAACGGGCAGCCGTCtcgttcagccacagtgattgttAACGTGGCGGTGGCGGACAGCTTCCCTGAAGTGCTGTCGGAGTTCACTGACTTTCCACACGACAAGGAGTACAATGACAACCTGACTTTTTACTTAGTGTTGGCTCTGGCTgtagtttccttcctcttcatcacgtcTTTAGTGGTTATTATCTCAGTGAAGATCTACAGGTGGAGACAGTCTCGCGTCCTGTATCAGTCCAATCTGCCTGTGATTCCATATTATCCACCACGTTACTCAGACACTTTGGGGACAGGGACTCTCCAACACGTGTACAATTACGAGGTGTGCAGGACGACTGACTCCAGAAAGAGTGACTGTAAGTTCGGCAGAGCCGGTAGTCAGAACGTGCTGATCATGGACCCCAGTTCAACAGGGACGATGCAGCGGATACAGAGTGAAAAGAGCATCCTGGATGAGCCAGACTCTCCTATAGAGGTTAGTTTAAACATATAA